One part of the Panthera leo isolate Ple1 chromosome D4, P.leo_Ple1_pat1.1, whole genome shotgun sequence genome encodes these proteins:
- the GAS1 gene encoding growth arrest-specific protein 1: MVAGLLGGGGGARAGTVPGAWLCLMALLQLLGSAPRGSGLAHGRRLICWQALLQCQGEPECSYAYNQYAEACAPVLAQRGGGDAPGAAAAAAAAAFPASAASFSSRWRCPSHCISALIQLNHTRRGPALEDCDCAQDENCKSTKRAIEPCLPRTSSGGAGGPGAGGVMGCTEARRRCDRDSRCNLALSRYLTYCGKLFNGLRCTDECRTVIEDMLAVPKAALLNDCVCDGLERPICESVKENMARLCFGAELGNGPGSSGSDGGLDDYYDEDYDDEQRAGGAGGEQPLDDDDGVPHPARPGGGAAATGGRGDLPYGPGRRSSGGGRSAPGGAWTPLASILLPLLPLLF, translated from the coding sequence ATGGTGGCAGGGCTgctgggcggcggcggcggggcccgcGCGGGGACCGTGCCGGGCGCCTGGCTGTGCCTGATGGCGCTGCTGCAGCTGCTGGGCTCGGCGCCGCGGGGCTCGGGGCTGGCGCACGGCCGCCGCCTCATCTGCTGGCAGGCGCTGCTGCAGTGCCAGGGGGAGCCGGAGTGCAGCTACGCCTACAACCAGTACGCCGAGGCGTGCGCGCCCGTACTGGCGCAGCGCGGCGGGGGCGACGCGCCGGgggccgctgccgccgccgccgccgccgccttccCGGCCTCGGCCGCCTCGTTCTCGTCGCGCTGGCGCTGCCCGAGCCACTGCATCTCGGCGCTCATTCAGCTCAACCACACGCGCCGCGGGCCCGCCCTGGAAGACTGTGACTGCGCGCAGGACGAGAACTGCAAGTCCACCAAGCGCGCCATTGAGCCGTGCCTGCCCCGGACGAGcagcggcggcgcgggcggcccGGGCGCGGGCGGGGTCATGGGCTGCACCGAGGCCCGGCGGCGCTGCGACCGCGACAGCCGCTGCAACCTGGCCCTCAGCCGCTACCTGACCTACTGCGGCAAGCTCTTCAACGGGCTGCGCTGCACCGACGAGTGCCGCACGGTCATCGAGGACATGCTGGCTGTGCCCAAGGCGGCGCTGCTCAACGACTGCGTGTGCGACGGCCTGGAGCGGCCCATCTGTGAGTCGGTCAAGGAGAACATGGCCCGCCTGTGCTTCGGTGCTGAGCTGGGTAACGGCCCGGGCAGCAGCGGCTCGGACGGGGGCCTGGACGACTACTACGACGAGGACTACGACGACGAGCAGCGCGCCGGGGGCGCGGGCGGCGAGCAGCCGCTGGACGATGACGACGGCGTCCCGCACCCGGCGCGCCCGGGCGGCGGCGCTGCAGCCACGGGCGGCCGCGGGGACCTGCCCTACGGGCCGGGGCGCAGGAGCAGCGGCGGCGGTCGCTCGGCGCCCGGAGGCGCTTGGACCCCGCTCGCCTCCATCTTGCTGCCGCTGCTGCCGCTGCTCTTTTAG